Proteins from a single region of Primulina tabacum isolate GXHZ01 chromosome 5, ASM2559414v2, whole genome shotgun sequence:
- the LOC142547492 gene encoding LOW QUALITY PROTEIN: uncharacterized protein LOC142547492 (The sequence of the model RefSeq protein was modified relative to this genomic sequence to represent the inferred CDS: inserted 2 bases in 1 codon) encodes MATLVPGVLLKLLQHMNTDVKIAGEHRSSLLQVVSIVPALAGGELFPNQGFYLKVSDSSHATYVSLPDKHDDLILSDKIQLGQFIHVERLESASPVPILIGVRPVPGRHPCVGTPEDIVATHSLGFLNNNAKSSLGLKGIDKTKSPSKILGDVXNLTGTRLNNSLKNDKSDNTKPKLTRSKSQSKVILTLDVKKESIGKSKSSNSRSIPSSPTSCYSLPTSFEKFANAVKQQSKIRGLERLEKATVKAGAKEKVSPAGGITSSAKKVGSVGLIKNVVQRIELGPKALRKSWEGNMDVRGRESPRLKVNKLDLKSDGRNTFAPRKSTGEVLPSKDENKLSSKSSKEESTLITSVTKGFANGNPVEINRSSARASLVGKKSSGEVSKDGLPGNLIKVSFGNRKLTHASVSWTSLPSSLAKLGKEVLKHRDAAQTAAIEAIQEASVAESLLRCVSAYSELRTSAEENNPQPAVEHFLSLHSSLNKSLILAESLSKTFSLDSSDSREEISSEEVWKVTSEGHNLAASWVNAALGTNLSPFTVYHRAGTPSSFAASTLSPGLKSLSGNQPVLVLEKSIKNTSSKTLTKSLPTANSKNSSIGNPRRVNDGPTVGQNVKTLPPLEWVKGDSLDEAVELSKVLQLESQDWFLSFVEKFLDSDVDSSSLSDNGQIAGMLSQLKSVNDWLDEIVSGKDEDTPHVSTETTDRIRKKIYEYLLTHVESAAAALGGCTQPSPTIETKAR; translated from the exons ATGGCAACTTTGGTCCCAGGAGTTTTGTTAAAGTTACTGCAGCATATGAATACAGATGTGAAAATTGCAGGAGAGCATAGGTCTTCTTTATTGCAAGTGGTGAGCATTGTTCCTGCACTAGCTGGCGGTGAGCTCTTCCCAAATCAAGGTTTTTACCTGAAGGTATCGGATTCTTCCCATGCCACCTACGTTTCTTTGCCTGATAAACATGACGATCTAATTCTTAGCGATAAGATTCAATTGggtcagtttatacatgttgagagACTTGAGTCTGCCTCCCCTGTACCTATTTTGATTGGGGTTAGGCCGGTACCTGGGCGACATCCTTGTGTGGGAACCCCGGAAGATATAGTTGCTACTCATTCTTTAGGATTTCTCAACAACAATGCTAAATCATCTTTGGGTTTGAAAGGTATAGATAAAACCAAATCACCTTCAAAAATTTTGGGTGATGT AAATCTTACGGGCACAAGGTTGAATAACAGCTTGAAAAATGATAAATCAGATAACACCAAACCAAAACTGACTCGATCCAAGTCTCAGTCGAAGGTGATTTTGACTTTGGATGTGAAGAAGGAATCAATcggaaaatcaaagtcttcGAATTCAAGGTCTATACCATCGTCACCAACCAGTTGTTATTCCTTACCAACTTCTTTTGAGAAGTTTGCAAATGCAGTTAAGCAGCAATCAAAGATAAGGGGGCTGGAGAGGTTGGAAAAGGCAACTGTTAAAGCAGGGGCGAAAGAAAAGGTAAGTCCTGCTGGCGGGATTACTTCTAGCGCGAAGAAGGTGGGCAGTGTGGGTTTAATAAAGAATGTTGTTCAAAGAATTGAATTGGGGCCAAAGGCTTTGAGAAAGAGCTGGGAAGGGAATATGGATGTCAGAGGTAGGGAAAGTCCAAGATTGAAGGTCAACAAGCTTGATTTGAAGTCAGATGGTCGAAATACTTTT GCACCAAGGAAATCAACTGGTGAAGTGTTGCCTTCTAAAGATGAGAACAAGTTATCTTCAAAATCAAGCAAAGAAGAAAGTACCTTAATTACATCTGTAACGAAAGGTTTCGCAAATGGAAATCCAGTTGAAATTAACAGGTCATCTGCACGAGCATCTTTAGTTGGAAAGAAATCATCTGGAGAGGTTTCTAAAGACGGATTGCCAGGAAATCTGATCAAGGTTTCTTTCGGAAACCGGAAATTAACTCATGCAAGTGTTTCATGGACGTCACTCCCTTCTTCTCTTGCAAAGCTTGGGAAG GAGGTTTTGAAGCACAGAGATGCAGCACAGACAGCTGCTATAGAAGCAATCCAAGAAGCTTCCGTAGCAGAAAGCCTGCTCCGGTGTGTAAG CGCATATTCTGAGTTACGTACATCGGCAGAGGAAAATAATCCACAGCCTGCGGTGGAGCACTTCTTGTCTCTGCATTCAAGCTTGAATAAATCTCTTATTCTTGCCGAGTCCTTGTCAAAAACTTTTTCCCTCGATTCTTCTGATAGTCGTGAAGAAATATCATCAGAAGAAGTTTGGAAGGTCACATCTGAGGGACATAACCTAGCTGCTTCTTGGGTCAATGCTGCATTGGGCACCAATTTGTCTCCCTTCACGGTATATCATAGAGCTGGTACCCCTAGCTCATTTGCTGCCTCGACTCTTTCTCCAGGATTGAAGTCACTTTCCGGCAATCAGCCAGTTTTAGTACTCGAGAAGTCTATTAAAAACACTTCATCTAAAACCTTGACAAAATCCCTCCCTACTGCTAATTCTAAGAATTCTTCAATAGGAAATCCACGTCGTGTGAATGACGGGCCAACTGTTGGTCAGAATGTAAAAACCTTGCCTCCATTAGAGTGGGTCAAAGGAGACAGCCTCGATGAGGCTGTGGAGTTGTCTAAAGTACTGCAGCTGGAGTCACAAGACTGGTTCTTAAGTTTTGTTGAGAAATTCTTGGATTCTGATGTTGATTCCTCGTCTTTATCTGACAATGGTCAAATAGCTGGCATGTTGAGTCAGCTCAAGAGTGTAAATGACTGGTTGGACGAGATTGTATCTGGCAAGGATGAGGATACGCCACACGTCTCCACAGAGACTACTGACAGAATACGGAAGAAGATTTACGAGTATCTTCTCACACATGTAGAATCTGCTGCTGCTGCCCTAGGTGGTTGCACACAAccgtctccaacaattgaaACAAAGGCAAGATGA